One Takifugu rubripes chromosome 2, fTakRub1.2, whole genome shotgun sequence genomic region harbors:
- the LOC101072673 gene encoding tubulin alpha-1B chain-like encodes MRECISIHIGQAGVQIGNACWELYCLEHGIQPDGLMPSDKTVGGGDDSFNTFFSETGAGKHVPRAVFVDLEPTVIDEVRTGTYRQLFHPEQLITGKEDAANNYARGHYTVGKELIDVVLDRTRKLTDQCTGLQGFLVFHSFGGGTGSGFTSLLMERLSVDYGKKSKLEFSVYPAPQVSTAVVEPYNSILTTHSTLEHSDCAFMVDNEAIYDICRRNLDIERPTYSNLNRLISQIVSSITASLRFDGALNVDLTEFQTNLVPYPRIHFPLATYAPVISAEKAYHEQMTVAEITTACFEPANQLVKCDPRHGKYMACCLLFRGDVVPKDVNAAIATIKSRRSIQFVDWCPTGFKVGINYQPPTVVPGGDLAKVQRAVCMLSNTTAIAEAWARLDHKFDLMYAKRAFVHWYVGEGMEEGEFSEAREDMAALEKDYEEVGTDSVGDEGEEGEEY; translated from the exons ATG CGTGAGTGCATCTCCATACACATTGGTCAGGCCGGTGTCCAGATCGGCAATGCTTGTTGGGAGCTTTACTGCCTGGAGCACGGGATCCAGCCAGACGGGCTGATGCCCAGTGACAAGACCGTTGGAGGAGGCGACGATTCTTTCAACACCTTCTTTAGTGAGACAGGAGCAGGAAAACACGTCCCCAGAGCTGTTTTTGTGGACCTGGAACCAACTGTGATAG ATGAGGTGCGTACTGGTACCTACCGCCAGCTCTTTCACCCTGAGCAGCTGATCACTGGTAAGGAGGATGCTGCCAACAACTACGCCCGTGGACACTACACCGTCGGAAAAGAGCTCATTGATGTCGTGCTGGACAGAACCCGCAAACTG ACTGACCAGTGCACCGGCCTTCAGGGCTTTCTGGTGTTCCACAGCTTTGGAGGTGGCACTGGTTCTGGTTTTACCTCCCTGCTGATGGAGCGACTGTCTGTCGACTACGGCAAGAAGTCCAAGCTTGAGTTCTCAGTCTACCCGGCTCCCCAGGTGTCCACTGCTGTGGTGGAGCCCTACAACTCCATCCTGACCACCCACAGCACCCTGGAGCACTCTGACTGTGCCTTCATGGTGGACAACGAGGCCATCTACGACATCTGCCGCAGGAACCTGGATATCGAGCGTCCCACTTACAGCAACCTGAACAGGCTGATCAGTCAGATCGTGTCCTCCATCACCGCTTCTCTGCGTTTTGATGGTGCCCTTAATGTTGATCTGACAGAGTTCCAGACCAACTTGGTGCCTTATCCCCGTATCCATTTCCCACTGGCCACATATGCCCCCGTCATCTCTGCTGAGAAAGCTTACCATGAGCAGATGACCGTGGCTGAGATCACCACCGCTTGCTTTGAGCCAGCCAATCAGCTGGTGAAGTGTGACCCTCGTCACGGCAAGTACATGGCCTGTTGCCTTCTGTTTCGTGGTGACGTGGTGCCCAAAGACGTGAACGCTGCTATTGCCACCATCAAGAGCAGACGCAGCATCCAGTTTGTGGACTGGTGCCCCACCGGTTTCAAGGTTGGCATCAACTACCAGCCCCCCACTGTTGTTCCTGGTGGAGATCTGGCCAAGGTCCAGAGGGCTGTGTGCATGCTGAGCAACACCACCGCCATCGCTGAGGCCTGGGCTCGTCTGGATCACAAGTTTGACCTGATGTACGCCAAACGAGCCTTTGTTCACTGGTATGTGGGTGAGGGTATGGAGGAGGGAGAATTCTctgaggccagagaagacaTGGCTGCTCTAGAGAAGGATTATGAGGAGGTGGGAACCGATAGTGTAGGAGAcgagggagaagagggagaagagtATTAA